A genomic segment from Tindallia californiensis encodes:
- the ftsH gene encoding ATP-dependent zinc metalloprotease FtsH: protein MRKMFRGASFYIIIFIVLLILVQQFVQPPQESVEIPFSELYQELINGNVEEINIVDRSVEGMLIRDGESVNFESFVPVVFSDERLTAILESNMVDIGAEVKGAPPPSTPWFIQLLPSVFMILIFVVLWFVFMQQSQGGGNKVMSFGKSKAKLHKEDEKTRINFDDVAGLDEEKEELQELVDFLKNPKKFVDLGARIPKGILMVGPPGTGKTFLTKAVAGEAGVPFYSISGSDFVEMFVGVGASRVRDLFDQAKKSAPCIIFIDEIDAVGRRRGAGLGGGHDEREQTLNQLLVEMDGFGINEGVIVVAATNRADILDPALLRPGRFDRQVAVGLPDLKGREAILKVHARGKPIDESVDLKVLARRTPGFSPADIENLMNEAALLTARKNQKKLMMDTIEEAITKVIAGMEKKSRVISEKERVLTSFHEAGHALVASMLPNTDPVHQISIIPRGRAGGFTMILPKEDKYYATKTEMEEHIIHLLGGRVAEKLVLSDISTGAQNDLQRVTAIARGMVTKYGMSDKLGPMTFGSDEDEVFLGRDMTSKRNYSEEVAAQIDDEIRRIVEEAYHRTELLLKENMEKLHSIAHALLKLETLNADEYKRIFYGDITIEKDDDIDTVRNKIASVQLQESELEMTEEVDESSTDESASHLENEMEQKQETDRRNTTAPESYKPISSDHIESDS, encoded by the coding sequence TTGAGGAAAATGTTCCGCGGTGCCAGTTTCTATATCATTATTTTTATTGTGTTGTTGATACTGGTACAGCAATTTGTGCAACCACCGCAGGAATCCGTTGAAATACCGTTTTCAGAGCTTTATCAGGAACTGATCAATGGGAACGTGGAAGAAATTAATATTGTCGACAGATCAGTAGAAGGAATGCTGATTCGGGACGGTGAATCTGTCAATTTTGAGTCTTTTGTGCCAGTTGTCTTCAGTGATGAACGGCTAACAGCCATTCTGGAAAGCAATATGGTTGACATAGGGGCTGAAGTAAAAGGCGCTCCGCCGCCATCAACACCTTGGTTTATTCAGCTGCTACCTTCCGTATTCATGATTCTTATTTTTGTTGTCCTGTGGTTTGTTTTTATGCAACAGTCCCAGGGTGGTGGAAATAAGGTAATGTCTTTTGGAAAAAGCAAAGCGAAGCTACACAAAGAAGATGAAAAAACACGGATCAATTTTGATGATGTTGCGGGTTTGGATGAAGAAAAAGAAGAGTTACAGGAATTGGTAGATTTCTTAAAGAATCCAAAAAAATTCGTAGACTTGGGAGCGAGAATACCGAAAGGAATATTAATGGTAGGACCGCCCGGTACAGGAAAAACATTTTTGACAAAAGCGGTTGCAGGTGAAGCGGGTGTACCCTTTTATAGCATCAGTGGGTCTGATTTTGTCGAAATGTTTGTAGGGGTAGGAGCTTCAAGGGTTAGAGATCTTTTTGATCAGGCGAAGAAAAGTGCCCCTTGTATTATTTTTATTGATGAGATTGATGCGGTTGGTAGACGTCGAGGAGCTGGTCTTGGTGGAGGTCATGATGAACGGGAGCAGACACTCAATCAACTTTTAGTTGAGATGGATGGCTTTGGCATTAATGAAGGAGTTATTGTTGTTGCTGCAACTAATAGGGCAGACATCTTGGATCCGGCACTATTAAGACCGGGGCGTTTTGACCGCCAGGTTGCCGTTGGGTTACCAGACTTAAAAGGCAGAGAAGCCATTCTGAAAGTACATGCCAGAGGAAAACCGATCGATGAATCAGTAGATCTAAAAGTTCTAGCAAGAAGAACTCCCGGGTTTTCACCGGCGGACATTGAAAATCTTATGAACGAAGCGGCACTATTAACCGCAAGAAAAAATCAGAAAAAGCTGATGATGGATACGATTGAAGAAGCCATTACCAAAGTGATTGCCGGTATGGAGAAAAAGAGTCGTGTGATCAGTGAAAAAGAACGGGTACTTACGTCTTTTCATGAAGCTGGTCATGCCTTGGTAGCTTCTATGTTGCCTAATACAGATCCGGTACATCAAATCAGCATCATTCCTAGAGGTAGAGCTGGTGGATTTACCATGATTTTGCCCAAAGAAGACAAGTACTATGCGACTAAAACAGAAATGGAAGAGCATATTATTCACTTGTTAGGTGGTCGGGTAGCTGAAAAACTAGTTCTCTCCGATATTAGCACCGGTGCGCAAAATGACTTGCAGAGAGTAACGGCTATTGCCAGAGGAATGGTCACTAAATATGGAATGAGTGATAAGTTGGGGCCGATGACCTTTGGTAGTGACGAAGATGAAGTGTTCCTTGGTCGGGATATGACATCGAAGCGAAATTATTCAGAGGAAGTGGCGGCACAAATAGATGATGAGATTCGTCGTATTGTTGAAGAAGCTTATCATCGGACAGAGCTGTTGCTTAAAGAAAACATGGAAAAACTCCACTCGATTGCTCATGCGCTACTTAAACTAGAAACACTAAACGCTGATGAGTATAAACGAATTTTTTATGGAGATATTACCATAGAAAAAGACGATGATATTGATACGGTGAGAAATAAAATTGCATCCGTTCAATTACAAGAGTCCGAATTGGAAATGACAGAAGAAGTAGATGAAAGTAGCACAGATGAAAGTGCCAGTCATTTAGAAAATGAGATGGAACAAAAACAAGAAACTGATCGCAGAAATACCACAGCACCAGAATCGTATAAACCAATTAGTAGCGATCATATCGAATCAGATAGTTAG